Part of the Candidatus Thermokryptus mobilis genome is shown below.
CGGTTGTCTTATCAAATAAGGGTTATACCCAGGCGTGGGGTGATTGGCCGTATGCAACACCGCCACTTGACAACGCAAGACAATTACAGCTTGGGTTGAATATATTGATATTTGCGATGAATCAACCCGGTGGTATAGTTGCGAAAAATAAAGAAAAAGTTGTAATGCAACAATAAAATTTTTAAGTTTTGGAGGTGTTAAAGAATGCGATTTAAATTTTTTCTCCCCTTAATTTTCTTTCTCCTTTCGGGATGTGCCTATTTTTTAAGTGAATATCATGAGGAAAGCCCAACTCCAAAGGTGCAAACTTTAACTGTCAAAGAAACACTTGCGGTTGTCTTGAAGGATAGCATCAAAATTGGTGTTAAAATCCTTACCCCAGCGGAAATAAGAAGAATAAGCGCTGGGAAATCTTATGACAAAAAGGACTTTGAGAAAATTTTAAAGGATGAATACATAAATTACGCTCAAGATGACAACGCTGAAATACTTTCGGCATATAACGAATATATCCACCTCCAAGAGTATGGAAATTACTATGACGCCTTTGGTAATCCAATAGCCCCTAGAAATGTTCCAAGTCCATTTGAAGATGACTTCGGAAAGATACCTTACATTGTCTTTGATGTCGTGATTGAAAATTTGCGCTCCGATAAAATTGAGATAAAGCCATCATCGGCTGTTTTACTTGACGATAAAAGGAATCAATATAGGTCACTTGAAATTGACGATATAATTCAGGCTGAGACAGTGCCTTATCCGATGAGATATATAACCCCGTATACGATTTATGATCCCTTTTGGGCTGGACATCTTTTGACGAGCCAAAGAAGAATTGAACTTAACAAAAAGCTATTGCGGGATATTTTGCTTAGGGATGAGAAAATCTATCCTGGGGTTATAAGACGAGGTTTGATTGTGTTTAAAAAGCCGACTGAGAAGGTTAGGTGGTTACTCCTTGTGATCCCAGAAGTTTCAATCTATCAGGAAAATGCGAAGGTCAAGGCAATTGATTTTAAATTTGAATTTGTAAACGAAAATTAAATCTGTTTGAAAATGCTGAAAAAATTTTTTCTCGTTGCAATTGCTTTTTTCACCTTGAGCGGTTGTGATAGCGTTTATCGTTTTCTTCTATTCCCTCCCGAAAAGGTTGAATACGAAATTGTCCCGGATTTAGATATGATTGTGTCAATCGGTGACACAAGTTATCAAATAGGTAAGGATTCAATGACGATAGTTTACAATAGGGGTTCTTTCAAGGTTGAGATAAAGTATATGAGCGATTATCAACTCAATAATTTTGAGTTTCCAGAAGAGTCAAAGGGGGGAATTTATTCAACGAATCCATATACTTACGGTGATTGGGTTGACCCGGAGCTTGGTTATACCCCAAATCGTTTCACTGTTTTTAAGGTTTCAATTTATAATTACACTGCCCCAAAAATTAACTTTGATCCTGAAAATGCGATTTTGTTAAGTGATAGAGGGGACAGGTTTATCGCTTACGGGCTTGATGCTAAGACGAGCAAGTTTCATAGTTTGGAGGAGTATTATCGTGCGAGAAAGGGTTCATCTGGGATTGATGACGAGGTCTTTGAGGCGAGGATGGGGATAGCAAGGAGAACGATGTTAACTTACGGGCGACCTCTTTACAAGGGAGATAGCCGTGAGGGATTAATCGTTTTTGACCCTTTATCTGAGGGGGTGAAAAGAGTTAAAGTGATTTTAAAGGATTTCATCGTCGGCTATGATGAAAACAATGTCCCAAGTGATTTCATTGATATAAATTTTTACTTTAAACGTGTGCCAGTTATACGCACTCCTAAAGATACTACAAAAGTGATAGCCTTGGCTGAGAGTAGAGTTGATTTTAAAAGTTTAAAGGAGAAAGAGATAAAAATTTTCCAGGTTAGATATGGTGGCGATGGTGAAGATATAATTGAAGCGGGTTTGAAAAATTTGGCTGAATTTTTAAATAAAAAAGAGGGCTTGAAAATTTCAATTGAAACTGGCAAACCGGAATCAA
Proteins encoded:
- a CDS encoding DUF4159 domain-containing protein, translated to MLKKFFLVAIAFFTLSGCDSVYRFLLFPPEKVEYEIVPDLDMIVSIGDTSYQIGKDSMTIVYNRGSFKVEIKYMSDYQLNNFEFPEESKGGIYSTNPYTYGDWVDPELGYTPNRFTVFKVSIYNYTAPKINFDPENAILLSDRGDRFIAYGLDAKTSKFHSLEEYYRARKGSSGIDDEVFEARMGIARRTMLTYGRPLYKGDSREGLIVFDPLSEGVKRVKVILKDFIVGYDENNVPSDFIDINFYFKRVPVIRTPKDTTKVIALAESRVDFKSLKEKEIKIFQVRYGGDGEDIIEAGLKNLAEFLNKKEGLKISIETGKPESKSIADADLVIIGGGVVKPQFSPIAIDNFVACIKNGGIILIDDLSHSRSSQFNMGARDLLDKIKSRLEDSYIEKIFQTHPIYSIWAKIKELPLGADDIVEVKEFEREEKYTFLEGLFWQRRLVVVFSSKGYMRILSKFDNPSIDNTAQLQLFSNILLYALSSRQVAMK